The Dermochelys coriacea isolate rDerCor1 chromosome 12, rDerCor1.pri.v4, whole genome shotgun sequence genome has a window encoding:
- the LOC119841319 gene encoding leukotriene B4 receptor 1-like encodes MNRTEENSHLTWDNERAVVCTILSLSFAIGIPGNSIVIWTICGKVKQRSPTVMLILNLAISDILVLVTLPVWIYSFANIWLFGVTFCKTLVSVVYGSMYASVFIITTLSLERFMAVFYPFMIQRWKNKAVILKVVFLIWLLSVAFGASIIPFQEIEETKIGQQCTYRNYASDQQKILCLLLETIVGFVIPFVIISTCYVCVGRRINTMAYSSRQRSRRLIASVIVAFAVCWLPHHLFNIIEIVSTQIVDSNQKMSLALGEVSEMGVYISGSLTFISNCINPLLYAFSARNFQSHLRFAKMFKLFETMT; translated from the coding sequence ATGAATAGAACAGAAGAAAACAGCCATCTGACATGGGACAATGAGAGGGCCGTGGTCTGCACAATACTGAGCTTGTCATTTGCTATTGGGATCCCTGGGAATTCCATTGTCATCTGGACTATTTGTGGGAAAGTGAAGCAAAGATCTCCTACAGTCATGCTGATCCTAAATCTGGCCATTTCAGACATCTTGGTGCTGGTTACTTTACCAGTCTGGATTTACTCCTTTGCTAACATCTGGCTATTTGGAGTCACCTTCTGCAAAACACTGGTTTCTGTTGTTTACGGCAGTATGTATGCCAGCGTGTTTATAATTACAACACTGAGTCTGGAGCGGTTCATGGCTGTGTTTTACCCATTCATGATTCAAAGGTGGAAAAATAAAGCTGTGATTCTCAAAGTTGTTTTTCTCATTTGGCTCCTGTCTGTTGCTTTTGGAGCTTCCATAATCCCATTTCAAGAGATTGAAGAAACCAAGATTGGTCAGCAGTGCACATATCGCAACTACGCTTCTGATCAGCAGAAAATATTGTGCCTTTTGTTGGAGACTATTGTGGGTTTTGTGATTCCTTTTGTTATCATCTCTACTTGTTATGTATGTGTTGGAAGAAGAATAAACACAATGGCCTACTCATCTAGGCAGCGGTCAAGGAGGCTGATTGCCAGTGTGATTGTGGCTTTTGCTGTTTGTTGGTTACCGCATCATCTGTTTAACATCATAGAAATTGTTTCAACACAGATAGTAGACTCTAACCAGAAGATGTCTTTGGCATTGGGCGAGGTCTCAGAAATGGGAGTATACATTTCTGGATCACTGACATTTATTAGCAATTGCATTAACCCTCTGCTTTACGCTTTTTCTGCTCGGAACTTTCAAAGTCACCTGAGATTTGCAAAGATGTTCAAACTCTTTGAAACGATGACTTAA